From Schistocerca americana isolate TAMUIC-IGC-003095 chromosome 9, iqSchAmer2.1, whole genome shotgun sequence, the proteins below share one genomic window:
- the LOC124551351 gene encoding protein yippee-like 5, with protein MGRIFLDHIGGSRLFSCASCDTFLTNRSELISTRFTGATGRAFLFNKVVNLNYSEVQDRVMLTGRHMVRDVSCKNCDAKLGWVYEFATEENQRYKEGRVILERALVTESDGMDEHVGDN; from the exons ATGGGTCGCATTTTTCTGGACCATATTGGAGGCTCTCGTCTTTTCTCATGCGCTTCTTGTGATACGTTCCTCACAAACAGAAGTGAGCTAATTAGCACGAGATTCACTGGTGCGACTGGTAGAGCATTCCTCTTCAATAAAGTGGTGAATCTCAACTACAG TGAGGTGCAGGACCGCGTCATGCTGACTGGTAGACACATGGTTCGCGATGTGTCCTGCAAGAATTGTGATGCCAAGCTGGGTTGGGTGTACGAATTTGCCACTGAGGAGAATCAGCGCTACAAGGAGGGGCGCGTCATTCTCGAGCGTGCACTCGTAACGGAGAGCGATGGTATGGATGAGCACGTCGGTGACAACTGA